The following is a genomic window from Bacteroidia bacterium.
GCACGACATTCGCACCTATCACGGCTTCGCCGGATCCCTGCTCCTGCACGGTACCCGAGATGACGCCTTGCGCCATGGCGTCGATTGTGGCTGTCAACAAAAGGGCGACGAAAAAGGTACGCGCAGACATGGTTTCTCTGTTACCGGCGAAGTTGTCACGACATCCGACAAGGATGCTGTTTCCTGAAACATGGAAATATGTAGGATTTTCTGATGGAAATAAAGGTACTTTCCGAACCCTCCCGATACCGTGCAAGCGTCTCCGCCTTGCCACCGGATTTCCCTGCCGCGCTGCACGCTTACTGCCGCACAGGACGGAATTCCCGCCCCATTTGACACTCCTGCGCGAGGAAGCACCTTGAATTTTCCCGGCGCATACCGGCACAGTTGTATTTCAGTCCCATGCTTGGTACTTTCATGATCCGACGTATCCGAAACGTTTTCTACAAAACAATATGCAGCACGAGCTATACGACGATCTGAACGACCTGATGAAGCGGCGCCTGGAAGAGTACGAGGAGCTGCTCGCACGGGGCGTGCAACCTTATGCCTATGAGTTTCCGGTCAACGCCGGGGCAGCCGACATTCTCGACGCATTTTCCGATGATGCGCCGCCGCGCGAGGTTGCTATCGCCGGTCGGCTGATGACCATCCGCCGCATGGGCAAGGCCACCTTCGCCCATTTGCAGGATCACACCGGCAAGATTCAGATTTACCTGAAAAAAGACGATCTCGGCGACGACACCTACGACACGATCAAGTTGCTCGACATCGGCGACATCGTAGGCGTGAGCGGTACGGTGTTCCGCACGCGCATGGGCGAGATTTCGGTGCACGCCTCCGCGCTGACGCTGCTCGCCAAGTCCCTGCGTCCTCTCCCCGTGCCAAAAGAGAAGACGGACGAGGACGGCAACAAGGTGGTGTTCGATCAGTTCGCGGATAAGGAACTTCGGTATCGCAAGCGTCCGCTGGACCTCATTCTCAATCCGGGCGTTAAGGAAACCTTCATCAAGCGCTCACTGCTCGTACGGGCGATGCGCAATTTTCTCGACAGCCGCGGGTACATCGAGGTGGAGACGCCCGTGCTGCAACCGCTCTACGGAGGAGCCGCCGCGCGTCCCTTCATCACGCATCACAACGCGCTGGACATGACGCTGTATCTGCGCATCGCGGACGAGCTGTATCTCAAGCGCCTCATCGTTGGCGGTTTCCACGGCGTGTATGAAATAAGCAAGGATTTCCGCAACGAGGGCATGGACCGCAACCACAATCCCGAATTCACCATGCTCGAGCTGTACGTGGCGTGGAAGGATTACCGCTGGATGATGGAACTCGTGGAGACCATGCTCGGCGACATCAACACAGCGGTGAACAACGCCGCCACGGCCACCGTCGGCGGGCAGGTGATTGACTTCACCCCTCCGTACCGCAGAGTGTCCATGTTCGAAGCCATTCTCGAGCATACCGGCGAGGATTTGCGCAGCAAGGACGAAGCGGGGCTGCGTGCCGCCGCGAAGCACCTGGGCGTGGAGTTGGAGGACAGTGATGGGCCCGGACGCATCATTGACGAAATCTTTTCGGAACGCGTCGAGCACAAGCTCATTCAACCGACCTTTATCACCGACTATCCGCTTGAGCTCTCGCCACTGGCGAAGAAGCACCGCACCGAGCCGGGCCTGGTGGAGCGCTTCGAGCTGTACATCAACGGGCAGGAAATCGCCAACGCGTTTTCCGAGCTCAACGATCCCATCGATCAGAAGCAGCGCTTCATGGAGCAGGCCGCCCTGCGCGCGCGCGGCGACGAGGAGGCCATGACGTTCGACGAGGATTATGTGGAAACGCTGGAGTACGGCATGCCGCCGACCGCCGGGCTCGGCATCGGTGTGGACCGCCTTACCATGCTGCTCACCGGCGCAGAATCCATTCGCGACGTCATCCTCTTCCCGACCATGCGACCGGAGAAATAAGCCGGACGGAAATGTCGTTTTTTTTGTAGCACAGGGACGCAGTGTGCATTTGTCACGCGTCGAAACGGAAGTTGCCGATCGGCTCCCCGTTCTCGCGCAACTTTTGTCTCTGCATAGATTTTTCACGATTACACAGGTCTCCGCCGCAACGCGGCGTAATACGGACGGACGGATGTCGTTTCTCAGTCAGCTCAATCCGGTACAGAAGGACGCAGTCAAAACCATCGAAGGCCCGGTCATGATCGTGGCCGGAGCGGGCAGCGGCAAGACGCGCGTGCTCACCTATCGCATCGCCTATCTGCTGCAATGCGGCGTACCGGCATACAACATTCTCGCGCTCACCTTCACCAACAAGGCCGCGCGTGAGATGCGCGAGCGCATCGGGACGGTGATTCACGGCGACGATGCAAGCCGACTCTGGATGGGCACCTTTCACGCCACCTTCGCGCGTCTGCTGCGCAGGGACGCCGAGCATATCGGCTTCCACAGGAATTTCACGATATACGACACCGAGGACAGCCAGAGTCTGGTGAAAAACATCATGAACGACCTGGGCATCAATACGCAGCAAATCTCCGCGGCGGCGGTACGTCATGCCATCAGCTCGGCGAAGAACCGCATGAAAACCGCCGAGGACCTCGCGCATGAGGCCACAGACATTTTCCAGAAGCGCGTGCATCAGGTGTTCGTCGAGTACGCGAGGCGGCTCCGCGCCAGCAACGCAATGGATTTCGACGATCTCATTCTGCATCCGATACGCCTCTTCGACGAACATCCCGAAGTTCTCGAGCGCTATCAGAAACAGTTCCGCTTCATTCTCATCGACGAGTATCAGGACACCAATCAGGCGCAATATCAGATCGTGCGGCGCCTGGCTTCGTCGCATCGCAACATCTGCGTGGTGGGCGACGACGCGCAGAGCATTTACGGCTTCCGCGGAGCGGACATCAGCAATATTCTCAATTTCGAGAAGCATTTCGGCGATGCGAAAGTTTTCCGCCTCGAGCAGAACTACCGCTCCACGAAAATGATACTCCAGGGCGCGGATTCTGTGATCAAGCGCAATCGCAAGCAAATTGAGAAAACGCTGTGGACGGACAATGATTCCGGCGACCTGATCACCGTGCTGGAAACGGCGGACGAGACTGAAGAGGCGATGCGCATCGTCTCCTTCATGCAGGAAGAGAGCCGGAAGCACAAGCTGCAGCTCAATGATTTCGCCGTGCTGTACCGTACCAACGCGCAGTCCCGCTCCATCGAGGATGCGCTCCGCCGCAGCGGCATTACCTAC
Proteins encoded in this region:
- a CDS encoding UvrD-helicase domain-containing protein, translated to MSFLSQLNPVQKDAVKTIEGPVMIVAGAGSGKTRVLTYRIAYLLQCGVPAYNILALTFTNKAAREMRERIGTVIHGDDASRLWMGTFHATFARLLRRDAEHIGFHRNFTIYDTEDSQSLVKNIMNDLGINTQQISAAAVRHAISSAKNRMKTAEDLAHEATDIFQKRVHQVFVEYARRLRASNAMDFDDLILHPIRLFDEHPEVLERYQKQFRFILIDEYQDTNQAQYQIVRRLASSHRNICVVGDDAQSIYGFRGADISNILNFEKHFGDAKVFRLEQNYRSTKMILQGADSVIKRNRKQIEKTLWTDNDSGDLITVLETADETEEAMRIVSFMQEESRKHKLQLNDFAVLYRTNAQSRSIEDALRRSGITYTIVGGVEFYRRKEIKDVLAYLRLIVNPDDDEAFMRVINYPTRGIGATSLTRLRDYAAAEEVTLFEAAINVARIPSMTPSAVNRIQDFVRLIQKYATLRREISAGELGSSLVDELGIVTAFKTEGTMEARGRMENVQELLSALADFEGEDGQNLLEQFLEQASLVADVDALDQSRNAVTLMTLHAAKGLEFPVVFIAGMEEGLFPSSMAIDRDEVEEERRLCYVGMTRAMRKLYLIHAKSRLRWGERLEQMPSRFLEEIDPAVVQRDSTRRRATNTPASNGGHKRNTKPKQSEYSQDHGHDSYSQTDSELHVGSTVVHATFGRGKLLGIQGSGDMARVMVLFDSVGKKTLILKFAGLKAG
- the lysS gene encoding lysine--tRNA ligase translates to MQHELYDDLNDLMKRRLEEYEELLARGVQPYAYEFPVNAGAADILDAFSDDAPPREVAIAGRLMTIRRMGKATFAHLQDHTGKIQIYLKKDDLGDDTYDTIKLLDIGDIVGVSGTVFRTRMGEISVHASALTLLAKSLRPLPVPKEKTDEDGNKVVFDQFADKELRYRKRPLDLILNPGVKETFIKRSLLVRAMRNFLDSRGYIEVETPVLQPLYGGAAARPFITHHNALDMTLYLRIADELYLKRLIVGGFHGVYEISKDFRNEGMDRNHNPEFTMLELYVAWKDYRWMMELVETMLGDINTAVNNAATATVGGQVIDFTPPYRRVSMFEAILEHTGEDLRSKDEAGLRAAAKHLGVELEDSDGPGRIIDEIFSERVEHKLIQPTFITDYPLELSPLAKKHRTEPGLVERFELYINGQEIANAFSELNDPIDQKQRFMEQAALRARGDEEAMTFDEDYVETLEYGMPPTAGLGIGVDRLTMLLTGAESIRDVILFPTMRPEK